The following are encoded in a window of Echeneis naucrates chromosome 19, fEcheNa1.1, whole genome shotgun sequence genomic DNA:
- the mapk8b gene encoding mitogen-activated protein kinase 8 isoform X1 — protein sequence MNRNKREKEYYSIDVGDSTFMVLKRYQNLRPIGSGAQGIVCSAYDHNLERNVAIKKLSRPFQNQTHAKRAYRELVLMKCVNHKNIIGLLNVFTPQKTLEEFQDVYLVMELMDANLCQVIQMELDHERLSYLLYQMLCGIKHLHAAGIIHRDLKPSNIVVKSDCTLKILDFGLARTAATGLLMTPYVVTRYYRAPEVILGMGYQANVDVWSVGCIMAEMVRGSVLFPGTDHIDQWNKVIEQLGTPSQEFLMKLNQSVRTYVENRPRYAGYSFEKLFPDVLFPADSEHNKLKASQARDLLSKMLVIDASKRISVDEALQHPYINVWYDPTEVEAPPPVITDKQLDEREHTVDEWKELIYKEVLDWEERTKNGVIRGQPASIGATMSSSPDQHHQHHPPAAPSMSTDPTLTDIHSSLETAATTVTTAAASATGPPGFCR from the exons ATGAACCGGAACAAGCGTGAAAAGGAGTACTACAGTATAGATGTGGGCGATTCAACTTTTATGGTTTTAAAGCGCTACCAGAACCTCAGACCTATTGGATCCGGAGCACAGGGAATTGTCTG TTCAGCGTATGACCACAATTTGGAGAGGAACGTTGCCATCAAGAAGCTGAGCCGGCCCTTTCAGAATCAAACTCACGCTAAGCGGGCCTACAGAGAACTGGTCCTCATGAAGTGTGTCAACCACAAGAAT ataATCGGCCTATTAAATGTATTCACACCACAGAAGACACTGGAAGAATTCCAAGATGT GTATCTTGTAATGGAGCTGATGGATGCCAACCTCTGTCAGGTGATTCAGATGGAGCTGGACCACGAAAGGCTTTCCTACCTGCTCTACCAGATGCTGTGTGGAATTAAACACCTACATGCCGCAGGCATCATACACAGG gaccTGAAGCCTAGTAACATTGTGGTGAAGTCTGACTGTACTCTGAAGATCCTGGACTTTGGTCTGGCCAGGACAGCTGCCACTGGCCTCCTCATGACGCCCTATGTGGTGACCCGCTACTATCGAGCCCCTGAAGTCATCCTGGGAATGGGCTACCAGGCCAACG ttgatGTCTGGTCTGTTGGCTGCATCATGGCCGAAATGGTCCGGGGTAGTGTGTTGTTTCCAGGCACTGATC ATATCGATCAGTGGAATAAAGTGATCGAACAGCTGGGGACGCCATCACAGGAGTTCCTGATGAAACTCAACCAGTCAGTGAGGACTTACGTGGAGAACAGGCCACGGTACGCTGGCTACAGCTTCGAGAAGCTCTTCCCCGACGTTCTGTTTCCTGCAGACtctgaacacaacaaactgaaag CGAGCCAAGCTCGAGACCTTCTATCCAAGATGCTGGTGATCGACGCATCAAAGCGGATCTCAGTGGATGAGGCGCTCCAGCACCCATATATCAATGTGTGGTACGACCCAACTGAAGTGGAGGCG CCACCACCGGTGATCACAGACAAGCAGCTGGATGAGAGAGAGCACACAGTGGATGAGTGGAAAG AGTTAATATATAAAGAAGTATTGGACTGGGAAGAAAGGACAAAGAATGGCGTCATCAGGGGACAACCAGCGTCCATAG GTGCAACAATGAGCAGCAGCCCCGAccagcaccaccagcaccaccccCCCGCGGCCCCCTCCATGTCCACTGACCCCACCCTGACCGACATCCACAGCAGCCTGGAGACAGCCGCCACCACTGTAACTACGGCCGCTGCTTCGGCCACAGGCCCCCCGGGTTTCTGCAGGTGA
- the mapk8b gene encoding mitogen-activated protein kinase 8 isoform X2 produces MNRNKREKEYYSIDVGDSTFMVLKRYQNLRPIGSGAQGIVCSAYDHNLERNVAIKKLSRPFQNQTHAKRAYRELVLMKCVNHKNIIGLLNVFTPQKTLEEFQDVYLVMELMDANLCQVIQMELDHERLSYLLYQMLCGIKHLHAAGIIHRDLKPSNIVVKSDCTLKILDFGLARTAATGLLMTPYVVTRYYRAPEVILGMGYQANVDVWSVGCIMAEMVRGSVLFPGTDHIDQWNKVIEQLGTPSQEFLMKLNQSVRTYVENRPRYAGYSFEKLFPDVLFPADSEHNKLKASQARDLLSKMLVIDASKRISVDEALQHPYINVWYDPTEVEAPPPVITDKQLDEREHTVDEWKELIYKEVLDWEERTKNGVIRGQPASIAQVQQ; encoded by the exons ATGAACCGGAACAAGCGTGAAAAGGAGTACTACAGTATAGATGTGGGCGATTCAACTTTTATGGTTTTAAAGCGCTACCAGAACCTCAGACCTATTGGATCCGGAGCACAGGGAATTGTCTG TTCAGCGTATGACCACAATTTGGAGAGGAACGTTGCCATCAAGAAGCTGAGCCGGCCCTTTCAGAATCAAACTCACGCTAAGCGGGCCTACAGAGAACTGGTCCTCATGAAGTGTGTCAACCACAAGAAT ataATCGGCCTATTAAATGTATTCACACCACAGAAGACACTGGAAGAATTCCAAGATGT GTATCTTGTAATGGAGCTGATGGATGCCAACCTCTGTCAGGTGATTCAGATGGAGCTGGACCACGAAAGGCTTTCCTACCTGCTCTACCAGATGCTGTGTGGAATTAAACACCTACATGCCGCAGGCATCATACACAGG gaccTGAAGCCTAGTAACATTGTGGTGAAGTCTGACTGTACTCTGAAGATCCTGGACTTTGGTCTGGCCAGGACAGCTGCCACTGGCCTCCTCATGACGCCCTATGTGGTGACCCGCTACTATCGAGCCCCTGAAGTCATCCTGGGAATGGGCTACCAGGCCAACG ttgatGTCTGGTCTGTTGGCTGCATCATGGCCGAAATGGTCCGGGGTAGTGTGTTGTTTCCAGGCACTGATC ATATCGATCAGTGGAATAAAGTGATCGAACAGCTGGGGACGCCATCACAGGAGTTCCTGATGAAACTCAACCAGTCAGTGAGGACTTACGTGGAGAACAGGCCACGGTACGCTGGCTACAGCTTCGAGAAGCTCTTCCCCGACGTTCTGTTTCCTGCAGACtctgaacacaacaaactgaaag CGAGCCAAGCTCGAGACCTTCTATCCAAGATGCTGGTGATCGACGCATCAAAGCGGATCTCAGTGGATGAGGCGCTCCAGCACCCATATATCAATGTGTGGTACGACCCAACTGAAGTGGAGGCG CCACCACCGGTGATCACAGACAAGCAGCTGGATGAGAGAGAGCACACAGTGGATGAGTGGAAAG AGTTAATATATAAAGAAGTATTGGACTGGGAAGAAAGGACAAAGAATGGCGTCATCAGGGGACAACCAGCGTCCATAG CACAGGTGCAACAATGA